TACGTTCGGGATGAAGGAAGGTTTCTACACCGACCTGATGCTCTCGGTGATGCCGAAGAACCGTCCGGGCGATACCGACCTGACCTACGCCTTCATCAACCACTCTCTGGACCCGCTGGTGCAGGGCAAGATGGCCGAGGACATCTACAACGGCCCGGTCAACGCCAAGGCGATCATCTCCGCCGAAGCGCGCAAGAGCCCTTACATCCTCACGCCGGAGCAGATTGCCGAGAAGGCGATCATGCACGACAACGCCTTCCTGGCCTCCGTGCATGACCAATGGATTCGTCGTTACACGGAAATCTTTTCTTCCTGATTGAGTGGCGAACACAAGATCTTCAACCACTGAAGATCCCCTGTGGGAGCGAGCCTGCTCGCGAATGCGGTCTGACATTCACCATTGATGTCGACTGATGGATCGCTTTCGCGAGCAGGCTCGCTCCCACAGGGGGCTGATGTGGTTTTGAGGGCTGTGTTTGTCAGCTGCTTTCCATTGACGAGACCTTTGCTATGGAACACCAACCTCTGACTCATCCGGTCGCCGCCGCTCCCGTGCGTGCCAATCGGGGTGTTTCGCCGACGGCGCGTGCGTGGTTTTTCCTCTCGCCCTCGATGCTGTTTCTGGGCGTGCTGATTGCCGCCAGCCTGCTGGTACTGCGCATGAGCGTGGGCACCAAAGGCGCAGAGTGGACCGGGTTCAGCCTGGCCAGTTATGCCCAATTGCTCGAACCCTATTACCTCAAATCCTTGCTGCTGACCCTGCGTCTGGCGCTGATCAGCGCGGTGATTGCGGTGTTGCTGGCGATCCCGGTGGCCTACACCATGTCGCGCCTGACCTCGCCGTTCGTGCGACGGATCTTCCTCGCGGCGGTGCTGCTGCCGTTGCTGGTCAACCTGCTGCTGCAAAGCTACGGCTGGCTGGTGATTCTCGGCCCTGGCGGCATGCTCAATCAGGCACTGATGGGCCTGGGCCTGATCAAGCGACCGATCATGCTGCTCTACAACCAGAACGGCGTGTTGATGGGCCTGGTGCAAACCGCGTTCCCGTTGGCCGTGCTGCCGATTGCCAGCGCCATGCGCGGCGTCGCCCGCACTTACGAAGAAGCCGCCGCCACCCTGGGGGCAAGTCGCTTCCAGGTGTTCCGCCAGGTGGTGCTGCCGATGAGCATGCCGGGGATCATCACCGGCGCGACGTTGGTGTTTGCCTACAACGCCAGCAGTTTTGTGGTGCCGTTGTTGCTCGGCGGTCGGCGCGTGCCGATGCTGGCGGTGATGGTGCATGACCAGATCGCCCCGCTGATGAACTGGCCCGCCGCGTCCGCTGCCGGTGTGGTGCTGATTGTCACCACGCTGGCGATCATGACCTTGTCCGAATTCATCACTGGCCGTCGTCGGCGCATGCTGGAGGCTTCCCAATGAGCACGTTGACCAAGAAACGTTATGGGCTGCTGCCCGGTGAGACCGGCAAGTTTGCCGGCATTCTCTCTGGCTTCATCCTGCTGCTGGCGGTGTTGCCGATCCTGACCATGATCGTCATGTCGTTCAGCGGCGCATCGAACCTCGACTTCCCGCCGAGCAGTTACAGCCTGCAATGGTACAAGGCGGCCTGGCACACCTTTGTGTCGCCCGATGCCAGCGATGTGCTGAGCCTGGGCAAAGCCATGACCACCAGCCTGATGGTGGCGTGCCTGACCATGGTCTTCGCCACCATTGTGGCGGTGCCGGCGGCTTACGCGCTGACCCGTTGCGAGTTCCGTGGCAAGGCCGTGGCGCTGCAACTGATGTCGCTGCCGCTGGTGTTTCCGATGGTGGTGTTGGGCCTGGCATTGCTGCTGGTGTTCGACAGCCTGCCGTTCCAGATGACCACCTCGCGGCTGGTGATTGCCCACGTGATCCTGGCCCTGCCGTTCGTGGTGAAGAACTGCACCGCCGCGATGCTCTCCATCGGCAGCGAAGTCGAAGAGGCCGCGCAAATGCTTGGCGCTTCACCGCTGCGGGCGATTATCGATGTGGTGGTGCCGTTGATGAAGTCGGGGATTCTGGCGGGCATGCTGCTGGCGTTCATCGTCTCGTTCAACGAATTCACCGTGACCTATTTCCTCTACACCATCGATGTGATGACCGTGCCGATCTGGATGTACAGCCGCACCGTGTCGTCGCTCGACCCCACCGTATTTTCGTTTGCCGTGCTGATCGTGCTGATCGACTTCGTCCTGATCTGGGCGCTGGAGAAGCTGGTCGGTGAAGGTGGCGTTTCGTTCTGATTCTTGAGGTGATTTATGTCTGGTCTGATTCTGGAAAACGTCGAGAAACATTACGGCTCGGCCTGCGCGGTAAAGGATGTAAACCTGCATTTGCCGGAAGGCAAACTGGTGTGTTTCCTCGGCCCGTCGGGCTGCGGTAAAACCACCCTGCTGCGGATGATCGCCGGGCTTGAGACCCTGAGCGGCGGCGAAATTCGCCTGGACGGTGAAGACATCGGCCACACCCCGGCGCATCAGCGCAACTTCGGCATGGTGTTCCAGTCCCTGGCGCTGTTCCCGCACATGACGGTGGGGGAGAACATCGCCTATCCGCTGAAACTGCGCGGGGTCAGCAAGGCTGATCAGCAGGCGCGGGTGGTGGAGTTGCTGGAATTGATTCAGCTGAGCGAGATGATTGATCGCCCGGTGGCCAAACTCTCCGGCGGTCAACGCCAGCGCGTGGCGATTGCCCGGGCGATTGCCAACCACCCGAAAATCCTCCTGCTGGATGAACCGCTGTCGGCGCTCGACGCCAAGCTGCGCGAATCGATGCAGGTGGAAATTCGTCAGCTGCAACAGCGCCTGAACATCACCACGATCATGGTGACCCACGACCAGCGGGAAGCCATGACCATGGCCGATATCGTGGTGGTGCTGGGTGAGCATCGGGTGCAGCAGGTGGGGTCGCCGATTGAAATCTACCGGCACCCGGCCAACGAATTTGTCGCCGACTTTATCGGCTCGGGCAACATCTTCCCCGCCACGGCGCTGGGCAACGGCAAGGTCGGGTTGCCGGGAGGCGCCGCGCTGGAAGTGCCGATTTGCAGCAGCATTGTGGTGGGGGAGAAGGTGAAGATGCTGATTCGTCCTGAAGACCTGCAACTGTCGCACCCGCAGGCCACGGCGGGAAATCGGTTGCTCGGTACGGTGACGTTCGTGCGCGATATCGGCGCGACGATTGAAACGACGGTGGAGTGTTCCGGGGTTTCATTTACGGCGCTGAGCACGCCGTGTCAGGGGTTTGGGTTGAGCATTGGCAACCCGGTGTCGGTGACCTTGCCGGCTGAGGCGTGCCGCGTACTCGGCGCCTGACACTAGAATTGGGTTGGCTGTACTGGCCCCATCGCGAGCAGGCTCGCTCCCACAGTGGATCTCCTGTGAACACAGAATTTGTGAACACCCCAGATCAAATGTGGGAGCGAGCCTGCTCGCGATAGGGCCGGCAAAACCAGCACAAAAATCAGATCAAACCGACAACCGCAACCGCGCCAGATCCCTTAACGGCGGTGCCCCAAACAACCGGCTATATTCCCGGCTGAATTGCGACGGGCTTTCATACCCCACCCGATACCCCGCCGCCGAAGCCTCAAGCCCTTCGGCCAGCATCAACCGCCGCGCTTCCTGCAAGCGCAGTTGCTTCTGATACTGCAGCGGACTCATTGCTGTCATCGCCTTGAACCGGTGATGCAACGTCGAGACGCTCAGGTTCACTTCCTTCGCCAGATCATCGATGCGCAACGGTTGCTCATAGTTGCCGTTAAGCCACTTGATCGCCTGGCTGATGCGGTGGCTCTGGCTATTAGCAATCGCAATCTCATACAGCCGATGGCCCTGCTGACTGCGCAACAACCGATAAAGAATCTCCCGGCGAATCAGCGGTGCGAGCATGGCGATGTCTTTCGGGGTATCGAGCAAACGCGCCAGACGCAACACCGCGTCGAGCATCGCCGTATCGATCCGTTCGACATATAAGCCGCGTCCGGTGGGACGGGTCGGTACGCCCAAAGGGCCGGCGTCGGCAATCAGCGCGGTGATTTCAGCCGGATCAATATCCAGTCGCACCGCGAGAATCGGTTCTTGCGACGTGACGTTCACCACCCGCCCGCTCAACGGCATCGAAACCGACACCACCAGGTAATTCAGCGGGTCGTAATTAAAGTATTCGTCGGCCAGCCTGACCTCTTTTCGCCCCTGCGCCATGATGCACAGCGCGGGTTGGGCCAGCACTGGGGCAAATTCATGGGACTTGCAGTGTTTGGACATGAACAGCGAGCCGACGGCAGTGGCATAAGTGCCATCATCCGTGGTGTTGCGCCGGATGATAGTGGCCAGTTCAGCGCGCTGTTTCTCCATGTCGGCATCCAGCGGGGCTTGAAAGTGATCGAACGACGACATGCCGGGCATCCTCGTTGAGGCGTTGGTAATGAGGCCAGCTTAAGTTTGTGCAAGACAGAGCGGTAGACACATCCTGCCTCAAGCTTGCCTGATTCTGCATCGAGTGGATCAGCGGTGCCTCTATGGCTGCTGCAACTCAGGGAAACTTGCTTGAAAGCCGAGTTTTGTTGGTACGAACGCTTTTACAGGTTGTTACAGGTTTATCGAAACGCCGCGCAGGATTGTGCAACAAGCCGGCAGGAATCGACTAACCGCGCTTCCCCCTGCGCGCTTAACCTTTGATCCTGTCGCAGCCCGTCCCCCGGCTGCCACTCGACTCCCTGGGAGGGTTGAACATGTCTACGCAGATCCCCGTCAGTCACATGGCTTTTGTTCGTGCCCGCGCCGGGCGTTCGGCAGAACTCGGTGCGCGCCTGAGCGCCTTGATCGAGCCGTCCCGCAGCGCGCCGGGTTGCCTGAGTTTTTCCCTGCAGCATTCGCAATGCGATCCGGAGTTGTGGCTGGTGTCCGGTTTCTGGGCGAATCAGCAAGCGATGACGGCCTATTTCGGCACCCCGGCGATGGAGATTTTCGCCGAGCTGGTGCAGGAGTTGGTGGTCAACAGCCTGGATTTTCATACCTTCAAGGACGTGTCGGCCGACCAGGCGCGGGGGCAGTCCGGGTCGTGGGTACACAAAATGGCGGGTTGAGGGTTTAATGGCTGCATTCTCAATCAGCCAGGATCCGCGACATGGCACGTAAAGCCTTTGATCATTTCGAAGCTGTTTCCGCTGTAGTACCGGGCGAGGGGGGTTACCACGCCGCGATCGCCGTCAAAGCCATCGGTGGCACCGGAGCGCCACGTTTTCACAAAGTACTTGAAGGGCAAATCTTCAAGACGGCCAACGAGGCTGATCTGGCCGCAGCCAAAGAGCTGACCCGCCTCAAAGACGTCAAAGAAGACGCCGACCTGCTCTGGTAATCACTTGACCGCCCCCGGGCGCCACATTTTGAACAATGCCTCTGGCCCCAGCTGAAAGTAATCCGCTGGCCCGCCGCCGCGCAGAATCGGTTCTGCCGCGGCGGTGTCGTACACCCCGTCTTTCAACAGCCACTTGGCGATATGCACGGCGACCACTTCGCCCAGAATCAGCCAGCTCGGCACCACGTTCCCGTCCGCCCGCTGCAACTGAATGATCTGCGTGACCTTGCACTCGAAGGACACCGGGCTTTCGGCGACCCGTGGCACTTGAATGACTTTCGAGGCGACCGGGGTCAGGCCAGACAGCTCGAACTCGTTGACCTCGGGCGGGACCATGGCGCAGCTCTGGTTCATCTGCTCGGCCAGTGGCCGGGTGGCCAGGTTCCAGGCGAACTCGCCCGTCTGCTCGATGTTGTTCAGGCTGTCTTTACGGCCGACGCTGGAAAACCCGATGATCGGCGGAATGTAATTGAAGGCGTTGAAGAAGCTGTAAGGCGCCAGGTTCAAGCGGCCGTTGGCGTCTTGGGAGGAAATCCAGCCGATAGGGCGCGGGCCGACGATGGCGTTGAACGGGTCATGCGGCAGGCCGTGGCCGTTGGCGGGTTCGTAGAAGTGGATGTCGTCGGGCATGGCATATATTCCGGGAGGCTCGGGAGGCAGTCATGGTGCAAGGACGAACGGATAATTTCCAGCGATGAGATTCAAATATGGGAGCGAGCCTGCTCGCGGTAGCGGTGTGTCAGTCAGCCAATGTGTAGCTGATACGCCGCTATCGCGAGCAGGCTCGCTCCCACAGGGTTTTGTGTGTCGGTTGCAAACAAAAGGGGCAGACCCGTTAAGGTCTGCCCCTGTTTTTATTGCGCGGGCTGACTCAGTCCGTCTCGATCCGCGAATGCTTGCGGGTGTCTTTCATGGTGATGTACACCAGCAACGACACGGCAATACACGCCGTCACGTACCAGTAGTAACCGGTTTCCATGCCGATGCTCTTGAACCACAGTGCGATGTATTCAGCGGTGCCGCCGAAGATTGATACGGTCAGCGCATACGGTAGGCCGACGCCCAGTGCACGGATTTCGGTCGGGAACAGTTCGGCTTTCACCACCGCGTTGATCGAGGTGTAGCCGCTGACGATGATCAGCGCCGCCATGATCAGGAAGAACGCGCCCCACCAGGATTGAATGGTGTGCAGGGTGGTGAGGATCGGCACGGTGAACAGCGTCCCGAGCACGCCGAAGGCGATCAGGATCGGACGGCGACCGACTTTATCCGACAAGCCGCCGATGATCGGTTGCAGGCACATGAACAGGAACAGCGTGGCGGCGGAAATGGTGGTGGAGTCGGAGATGCTCATGCCGACGGTGTTCACCAGGTATTTCTGCATGTACGTGGTGTAGGTGTAGAACGCCAGGGTGCCGCCCATGGTCAGGCCGACCACGGTCATCAGTTCCTTGGGGTGGCGCATCAAGGTGCGCATTGCGCTTTCCTTGGCCTTTTCTTTCTTGGTGAACGACTCGGTTTCTTCCATGCCACGACGCAGGTACAGCGCGACCACGGCACACAGCGCGCCGATGGCGAACGGGATGCGCCAGCCCCAGGCGTACAGCTCTTCGGTGGTCAGGACTTGTTGCAGCACGATCAACACCGCCAAGGCGATGAGCTGACCCGAAATCAGGGTCACGTACTGGAAGCTGGAGTAGAAGCCGCGACGATCCTTGGTCGCCATCTCGCTGAGGTAGGTGGCCGAGGTGCCGTACTCGCCACCGACCGACAGGCCTTGCAGCAGGCGGGCGAAAATCAGCAGGATCGGTGCGCCGATGCCGATGGTTTCATAACCGGGGCTCAGGGCAATCAGCAGCGAGCCGAAACACATCAGGTACACCGAAGCCATCAATGCTTTCTTGCGACCGGCCTTGTCGGCGTACAGGCCCATCAGCCAGCCACCGATCGGGCGCATCAGGAAGCCCACGGCGAAGATCGCGGCGGTGTTGAGCAGTTGTGCGGTGGTGTCGCCTTTGGGAAAAAAGGCCTTGGCGAAATACAGGGAGAAGGCAGCGTAGACGTACCAGTCGTACCACTCGACCATGTTGCCGACAGAGCCGCTGAAGATCGACTTGATGCGACTGGCGGTGGTTCTTTCTTTGGCGGGCACGGCAGCCGACCCAAGGGGCAGGGCGTTGGAGTTATCCATTGAAGGATCCTTCGTTTAATTGTTTTTGTGGAGCGCGTTGAAACGCAGCCTGCATGGGCTATAGCAGGAGGTGTGCCAGATCAAGGAGGGCTGGTTTAGAGGGGTTGCGGGGATTGGGTGAGCGGAAATCCGCTTATGCCGGGCTGGGCGTGAGCGGAAAATTGCTTATCAGGCTCGTGGATGTGCGTTGTTTGCATTGGCCTCTTCGCGGGCAAGCCTCGCTCCTACGGTATTTGTGTCGCTCGACAATATTGCAAACGACGCAAACCCTGTAGGAGCGAGGCTTGCCCGCGAAGGGGGCCGTTCAGGCACTACGAGAACATCTCCCGAGTCAGCCCATGCCGCTGCATCTTTTCATTGAAGGTCCGGCGCGGCAGTTGCAGTTCTTCAAGTACTGCTTTCACGTCGCCCTTGTGCCGGGTCAGCGCCGCGCGCAGGCAATGCGCTTCGAACGCTTCGGCCTGCGCCGCCAGCGACTGGCCGGGATCGATGCCGACCGGTTCCGGCTCGCCCTTGCATTGGCCCCTTCGCGGGCAAGCCTCGCTCCTACGGTATTTGTGTCGCTCGACAATATTGCAAACGACGCAAACCCTGTAGGAGCGAGGCTTGCCCGCGAAGGGGGCCGTTCAGGCACTACGAGAACATCTCCCGACTCAGCCCATGCCGCTGCATTTTTTCATTGAAGGTCCGGCGCGGCAGTTGCAGTTCTTCAAGTACCGCTTTCACGTCGCCCTTGTGCCGGGTCAGCGCCGCGCGCAGGCAATGCGCTTCGAACGCTTCGGCCTGCGCCGCCAGCGACTGGCCGGGATCGATGCCGACCGGTTCCGGCTCGCCCTTGCATTGGCCTCTTCGCGGGCAAGCCTCGCTCCTACGGTATTTGTGTCGCTCGACAATATTGCAAACGACGCAAACCCTGTAGGAGCGAGGCTTGCCCGCGAAGGGGGCCGTTCAGGCACTACGAGAACATCTCCCGAGTCAGCCCATGCCGCTGCATCTTTTCATTGAAGGTCCGGCGCGGCAGTTGCAGTTCTTCAAGTACAGCTTTCACGTCGCCCTTGTGCCGGGTCAACGCCGCGCGCAGGCAATGCGCTTCGAACGCTTCGGCCTGCGCCGCCAGCGACTGGCCGGGATCGATGCCGACCGGTTCCGGCTCGCCCTTGCAGTGGCCTCTTCGCGGGCAAGCCTCGCTCCTACGGTATTTGTGTCGCTCGACAA
This region of Pseudomonas mandelii genomic DNA includes:
- a CDS encoding MFS transporter; protein product: MDNSNALPLGSAAVPAKERTTASRIKSIFSGSVGNMVEWYDWYVYAAFSLYFAKAFFPKGDTTAQLLNTAAIFAVGFLMRPIGGWLMGLYADKAGRKKALMASVYLMCFGSLLIALSPGYETIGIGAPILLIFARLLQGLSVGGEYGTSATYLSEMATKDRRGFYSSFQYVTLISGQLIALAVLIVLQQVLTTEELYAWGWRIPFAIGALCAVVALYLRRGMEETESFTKKEKAKESAMRTLMRHPKELMTVVGLTMGGTLAFYTYTTYMQKYLVNTVGMSISDSTTISAATLFLFMCLQPIIGGLSDKVGRRPILIAFGVLGTLFTVPILTTLHTIQSWWGAFFLIMAALIIVSGYTSINAVVKAELFPTEIRALGVGLPYALTVSIFGGTAEYIALWFKSIGMETGYYWYVTACIAVSLLVYITMKDTRKHSRIETD
- a CDS encoding AraC family transcriptional regulator, coding for MSSFDHFQAPLDADMEKQRAELATIIRRNTTDDGTYATAVGSLFMSKHCKSHEFAPVLAQPALCIMAQGRKEVRLADEYFNYDPLNYLVVSVSMPLSGRVVNVTSQEPILAVRLDIDPAEITALIADAGPLGVPTRPTGRGLYVERIDTAMLDAVLRLARLLDTPKDIAMLAPLIRREILYRLLRSQQGHRLYEIAIANSQSHRISQAIKWLNGNYEQPLRIDDLAKEVNLSVSTLHHRFKAMTAMSPLQYQKQLRLQEARRLMLAEGLEASAAGYRVGYESPSQFSREYSRLFGAPPLRDLARLRLSV
- a CDS encoding ABC transporter ATP-binding protein, giving the protein MSGLILENVEKHYGSACAVKDVNLHLPEGKLVCFLGPSGCGKTTLLRMIAGLETLSGGEIRLDGEDIGHTPAHQRNFGMVFQSLALFPHMTVGENIAYPLKLRGVSKADQQARVVELLELIQLSEMIDRPVAKLSGGQRQRVAIARAIANHPKILLLDEPLSALDAKLRESMQVEIRQLQQRLNITTIMVTHDQREAMTMADIVVVLGEHRVQQVGSPIEIYRHPANEFVADFIGSGNIFPATALGNGKVGLPGGAALEVPICSSIVVGEKVKMLIRPEDLQLSHPQATAGNRLLGTVTFVRDIGATIETTVECSGVSFTALSTPCQGFGLSIGNPVSVTLPAEACRVLGA
- a CDS encoding ABC transporter permease, translating into MSTLTKKRYGLLPGETGKFAGILSGFILLLAVLPILTMIVMSFSGASNLDFPPSSYSLQWYKAAWHTFVSPDASDVLSLGKAMTTSLMVACLTMVFATIVAVPAAYALTRCEFRGKAVALQLMSLPLVFPMVVLGLALLLVFDSLPFQMTTSRLVIAHVILALPFVVKNCTAAMLSIGSEVEEAAQMLGASPLRAIIDVVVPLMKSGILAGMLLAFIVSFNEFTVTYFLYTIDVMTVPIWMYSRTVSSLDPTVFSFAVLIVLIDFVLIWALEKLVGEGGVSF
- a CDS encoding flavin reductase family protein — its product is MPDDIHFYEPANGHGLPHDPFNAIVGPRPIGWISSQDANGRLNLAPYSFFNAFNYIPPIIGFSSVGRKDSLNNIEQTGEFAWNLATRPLAEQMNQSCAMVPPEVNEFELSGLTPVASKVIQVPRVAESPVSFECKVTQIIQLQRADGNVVPSWLILGEVVAVHIAKWLLKDGVYDTAAAEPILRGGGPADYFQLGPEALFKMWRPGAVK
- a CDS encoding ABC transporter permease translates to MEHQPLTHPVAAAPVRANRGVSPTARAWFFLSPSMLFLGVLIAASLLVLRMSVGTKGAEWTGFSLASYAQLLEPYYLKSLLLTLRLALISAVIAVLLAIPVAYTMSRLTSPFVRRIFLAAVLLPLLVNLLLQSYGWLVILGPGGMLNQALMGLGLIKRPIMLLYNQNGVLMGLVQTAFPLAVLPIASAMRGVARTYEEAAATLGASRFQVFRQVVLPMSMPGIITGATLVFAYNASSFVVPLLLGGRRVPMLAVMVHDQIAPLMNWPAASAAGVVLIVTTLAIMTLSEFITGRRRRMLEASQ
- a CDS encoding putative quinol monooxygenase; translation: MSTQIPVSHMAFVRARAGRSAELGARLSALIEPSRSAPGCLSFSLQHSQCDPELWLVSGFWANQQAMTAYFGTPAMEIFAELVQELVVNSLDFHTFKDVSADQARGQSGSWVHKMAG